One window of Lacerta agilis isolate rLacAgi1 chromosome 14, rLacAgi1.pri, whole genome shotgun sequence genomic DNA carries:
- the LOC117057727 gene encoding olfactory receptor 14A16-like — MSNQSRVNGFLLHGFAEIQQLQIFHIIIFVMMYLVAFIENLLIITVIVYSHQLHTPMYFFLANLSFQDFGSISVTVPKSIANSLMKTQTISYSGCICQVSFLVFFMVSHFIILGVMAYDRYVAICNPLHYETVMNKRACIQMAASAWIGGVIYSTMYTGTTFRFEFCSNVINQFFCEIPQLLKISCSDSYLNEIWVLILGSSFGFIYFFLIVFSYVQIFRAVLRIPSSQGKQKFFSTCLPHFIVISLFVVSGTFVYFRPSSSSPSAFDFLVSMFYCMVPPVMNPLIYSMRNKELKMAFWKLITNISPPNLRQIPFPSAF, encoded by the coding sequence ATGTCTAACCAGTCAAGAGTGAATGGATTCCTTCTTCATGGATTTGCTGAAATCCAGCAGTTGCAGATATTCCACATCATCATTTTTGTCATGATGTATTTAGTGGCCTTCATAGAAAACCTTCTCATCATCACAGTCATCGTCTATAGCCACCAGCTTCATacacccatgtacttctttctggcCAACCTGTCATTCCAAGACTTTGGCTCCATATCCGTTACAGTACCCAAGTCCATTGCAAATTCCTTGATGAAGACCCAAACCATCTCTTACTCTGGATGTATCTGCCAAGTCTCCTTCCTTGTCTTCTTCATGGTCTCCCACTTCATCATTCTTGGTGTCATGGCATACGATCGCTATGTTGCCATCTGCAATCCACTGCATTATGAGACTGTTATGAACAAAAGAGCCTGCATTCAGATGGCAGCCAGTGCATGGATTGGTGGAGTTATCTATTCAACTATGTACACTGGGACTACATTCAGATTTGAGTTCTGTTCTAATGTCATCAATCAGTTCTTCTGTGAAATCCCACAACTGCTTAAAATCTCTTGCTCTGACTCATATCTCAATGAAATTTGGGTTCTGATTCTTGGGTCTTCTTTTGGCTTCATTTACTTTTTTCTCATTGTTTTTTCTTATGTTCAGATCTTCAGAGCTGTTCTTAGAATCCCATCCAGCCAAGGGAAGCAAAAATTCTTCTCAACTTGCTTGCctcattttattgttatttcccTGTTTGTGGTAAGTGGCACCTTTGTCTATTTCAGGCCAAGTTCCAGTTCCCCATCAGCATTTGACTTCTTGGTTTCTATGTTCTATTGCATGGTGCCACCTGTAATGAACCCACTCATATATAGTATGAGAAACAAGGAGCTGAAAATGGCATTCTGGAAACTGATTACCAACATTTCCCCACCAAATCTTAGACAAATACCATTCCCCAGTGCATTTTAG
- the LOC117057728 gene encoding olfactory receptor 14A16-like translates to MFNQSRVNEFLLHGSAEIQELQIFYIIIFVIMYLVAFIENLLIITVIVYSHQLHTPMYFFLANLSFQDFGSISVTVPKSIANSLMNTQTISYSGCVCQVSFLVFFTVSHFIILGVMAYDRYVAICNPLLYETVMNKNACLWIATSAWIGGVIYSTMYTGTTFRVEFCSNVINQFFCEIPQLLRISCSDSYFTEIWVITFGGSLLYIYFILIAFSYVQIFRAVLRIPSSLGKQKFFSTCLPHFIVISLFVVSGSFVYLRPTSRSPSAFDLLVSMFYCMVPPVMNPVIYSIRNKELKMAFWKLIANISPPILRQKPYSSAF, encoded by the coding sequence ATGTTTAACCAGTCAAGAGTGAATGAATTCCTTCTTCATGGATCTGCTGAAATTCAGGAGCTGCAGATATTCTACATCATCATTTTTGTCATAATGTATTTGGTGGCCTTCATAGAAAACCTTCTCATCATCACAGTCATCGTCTATAGCCACCAGCTTCATacacccatgtacttctttctggcCAACCTGTCATTCCAAGACTTTGGCTCCATATCTGTTACAGTTCCCAAGTCAATTGCAAATTCCTTGATGAATACCCAAACCATCTCTTACTCCGGATGTGTCTGTCAAGTCTCCTTCCTCGTTTTCTTTACGGTCTCCCATTTCATAATTCTTGGTGTCATGGCATATGATCGTTATGTTGCCATCTGCAATCCGCTGCTTTATGAGACTGTAATGAACAAGAACGCCTGCCTTTGGATTGCAACCAGTGCATGGATTGGTGGAGTTATCTATTCAACTATGTACACTGGGACTACATTCAGAGTTGAGTTCTGTTCTAATGTCATCAATCAGTTCTTCTGTGAGATTCCACAGCTTCTTAGGATTTCCTGTTCTGATTCATATTTCACTGAAATATGGGTTATAACTTTTGGAGGTTCTTTACTTTACATTTACTTTATTCTAATTGCATTTTCTTATGTTCAGATCTTCAGAGCTGTTCTTAGAATCCCATCCAGCCTAGGGAAGCAAAAATTCTTCTCAACTTGCTTGCCTCATTTTATTGTTATCTCCCTGTTTGTGGTAAGTGGCTCATTTGTCTACTTAAGACCAACTTCCAGGTCCCCATCAGCATTTGATCTCTTGGTTTCTATGTTCTACTGCATGGTGCCACCAGTAATGAACCCAGTCATCTATAGCATAAGAAACAAGGAGCTCAAAATGGCATTCTGGAAACTTATTGCCAACATTTCCCCTCCAATCCTTAGGCAAAAACCTTATTCTAGTGCATTTTAG